One Coffea arabica chloroplast, complete genome genomic window carries:
- the ndhB gene encoding NADH dehydrogenase subunit 2, with translation MIWHVQNENFILDSTRIFMKAFHLLLFDGSLIFPECILIFGLILLLMIDSSSDQKDIPWLYFIPSTSLVMSITALLFRWREEPMISFSGNFQTNNFNEIFQFLILLCSTLCIPLSVEYIECTEMAITEFLLFVLTATLGGMFLCGANDFITIFVAPECFSLCSYLLSGYTKKDVRSNEATMKYLLMGGASSSILVHGFSWLYGSSGGEIELQEIVNGLINTQMYNSPGISIALIFITVGIGFKLSPAPSHQWTPDVYEGVRFVREIPTSLSISEMFGFFKTPWTCRREISPTPVVAFLSVTSKVAASASATRIFDIPFYFSSNGWHLLLEILAILSMILGNLIAITQTSMKRMLAYSSIGQIGYVIIGIIVGDSNDGYASMITYMLFYISMNLGTFACIVLFGLRTGTDNIRDYAGLYTKDPFLALSLALCLLSLGGLPPLAGFFGKLYLFWCGWQAGLYFLVLIGLLTSVVSIYYYLKIIKLLMTGRNQEITPHVRNYRRSPLRSNNSIELSMIVCVIASTIPGISMNPIIAIAQDSLF, from the exons ATGATCTGGCATGTACAGAATGAAAACTTCATTCTCGATTCTACGAGAATTTTTATGAAAGCCTTTCATTTGCTTCTCTTCGATGGAAGTTTGATTTTCCCAGAATGTATCCTAATTTTTGGCCTAATTCTTCTTCTGATGATCGATTCATCCTCGGATCAAAAAGATATACCTTGGTTATATTTCATCCCTTCAACAAGTTTAGTAATGAGCATAACGGCCCTATTGTTCCGATGGAGAGAAGAACCTATGATTAGCTTTTCGGGAAATTTCCAAACGAACAATTTCAACGAAATCTTTCAATTTCTTATTTTACTATGTTCAACTCTATGTATTCCTCTATCCGTAGAGTACATTGAATGTACAGAAATGGCTATAACAGAGTTTCTCTTATTCGTATTAACAGCTACTCTAGGAGGAATGTTTTTATGCGGTGCTAACGATTTCATAACTATCTTTGTAGCTCCAGAATGTTTCAGTTTATGCTCCTACCTATTATCTGGATATACCAAGAAAGATGTACGGTCTAATGAGGCTACTATGAAATATTTACTCATGGGTGGGGCAAGCTCTTCTATTCTGGTTCATGGTTTCTCTTGGCTATATGGTTCATCTGGGGGAGAGATCGAGCTTCAAGAAATAGTGAATGGTCTTATCAATACACAAATGTATAACTCCCCAGGAATTTCAATTGCGCTCATATTCATCACTGTAGGAATTGGGTTCAAGCTTTCCCCAGCCCCTTCTCATCAATGGACTCCTGACGTATACGAAGGAGTGCGGTTCGTTCGAGAAATTCCTACCTCTCTATCTATCTCTGAGATGTTTGGATTTTTCAAAACTCCATGGACATGCAGAAGAGAAATA TCTCCCACTCCCGTCGTTGCTTTTCTTTCTGTTACTTCGAAAGTAGCTGCTTCAGCTTCAGCCACTCGAATTTTCGATATTCCTTTTTATTTCTCATCAAACGGATGGCATCTTCTTCTGGAAATCCTAGCTATTCTTAGCATGATATTGGGAAATCTCATTGCTATTACTCAAACAAGCATGAAACGTATGCTTGCATATTCGTCCATAGGTCAAATCGGATATGTAATTATTGGAATAATTGTTGGAGACTCAAATGATGGATATGCAAGCATGATAACTTATATGCTCTTCTATATCTCCATGAATCTAGGAACTTTTGCTTGCATTGTATTATTTGGTCTACGTACCGGAACAGATAACATTCGAGATTATGCAGGATTATACACGAAAGATCCTTTTTTGGCTCTCTCTTTAGCCCTATGTCTCTTATCCCTAGGAGGCCTGCCTCCACTAGCAGGTTTTTTCGGAAAACTCTATTTATTCTGGTGTGGATGGCAGGCAGGCCTATATTTCTTGGTTTTAATAGGACTCCTTACAAGCGTTGTTTCTATCTACTATTATCTAAAAATAATCAAGTTATTAATGACTGGACGAAACCAAGAAATAACCCCTCACGTGCGAAATTATAGAAGATCTCCTTTAAGATCAAACAATTCCATCGAATTGAGTATGATTGTATGTGTAATAGCATCTACTATACCAGGAATATCAATGAACCCGATTATTGCAATTGCTCAGGATAGCCTTTTTTAG
- the ycf2 gene encoding Ycf2 (hypothetical protein RF2), whose amino-acid sequence MKGHQFKSWIFELREILREIKNSHYFLDSWTQFNSVGSFIHIFFHQERFIKLFDPRIWSILLSRNSQGSISNRYFTIKGVILFVVVVLIYRINNRNMVESKNLYLIGLLPIPMNSIGPKNDTLEESVGSSNINRLIVSLLSLPKGKKISESCFLNPKESTWVLPITKKCSIPESNWGSRWWRKWIGKGGDSSCKISNETAAGIEILFKEKDLKYLEFLFVYYMDDPTRKDRDWELFDRLSLRKRRNTINLNSGPLFEILVKHWISYLMSAFREKIPIEAEGFFKQQGAGSTIQSNDIEHVSHLFSRNKWAISLQNCAQFHMWQFRQDLFISWGKESDFLRNVSRENLIWLDNVWLVNKDRFFSKVRNVSSNIQYDSTRSSFVQVTDSSQLKGSSDQSRDHLDSISNEDSEYHTLINQREIQQLKERSILLDPSFLQTERTEIESDRFPKCLSGYSSMSRLFTEREKQMINHLLPEEIEEFLGNPTRSVRSFFSDRWSELHLGLNPTERSTRDQKLLKKQQDLSFVPSRRSENKEMVNIFKIITYLQNTVSIHPISSDPGCDMVPKDEPDMDSSNKISFLNKNPFFDLFHLFHARNRGGYTLHHDFELEERFQEMADLFTLSITEPDLVYHKGFAFSIDSYGLDQKQFLNEVFNSRDESKKKSLLVLPLIFYEENESFSRRIRKKWVRISCGNDLEDPQPKIVIFASNNIMGAVNQYRLIRNLIQIQSSTYGYIRNVLNRFFLMNRSDRNFEYGIQIQRDQIGKDTLNHRTIMKYTINQHLSNLKKSQKKWLDPLILISRTERSMNRDPDAYRYKGSNGSKNFQEHLEHFVSEQKSHFQVMFDRLRINQYSIDWSEVIDKKDLSKPLRFFLSKSLLFLSKLLFFLSNSLPFFCVSFGNIPIHRSEIYIYEFKGPDDQLCSQLLESIGLQIVHLKKLKPFLLDDHDTSQKSKFLINGGTISPFLFNKIPKWMVDSFHTRNNRRKSFDNTDSYFSMIFHDQDNWLNPVKPFHRSSLISSFYKANRLRFLNNPHHFCFYCNTRFPLSVEKARINNYDFTYGQFLNILLRMNKIFSLCVGKKKHAFGGRDTISPIESQVSNIFIPNDFPQSGDETYNLYKSFHFLSRSDPFVRRAIYSIADISGTPLTEGQIVNFERTYCQPLSDMNLSDSEGKNLHQYRNFNSNMGLIHTPYSEKYLPSEKRKKRILCLKKCVEKGQMYRTFQRDSAFSTLSKWNLFQTYMPWFLTSTGYKYLNLIFLDTFSDLLPILSSSQKLVSIFHDIMHGSGISWRILQKNLCLPQWNLISEISSKCLHNLLLSEERIHRNKNNESPLISTHLRSPNVREFLYSTLFLLLVAGYLVRTHLLFVSRVSSELQTEFEKVKSLIIPSSMIELRKLLDRYPTSEPNSFWLKNIFLAALEQLGDSLEEIRGSASGGNMLGPAYGVKSIRSKKKYLNINLIDIVDLIPNPINRITFSRNTRHLSHTSKEIYSLIRKRKNVNGDWIDDKIESWVANSDSIGDEEREFLVQFSTLTTEKGIDQILLSLTHSDHLSKNDSGYQMIEQPGAIYLRYLVDIHKKYLMNYEFNTFCLAERRIFLAHYQTITYSQTSCGANSFHFPSHGKPFSLRLALSPSRAILVIGSIGSGRSYLVKYLATNSYVPFITVFLNKFLDNKPKGFLIDDINIDDSDDIDASDDIDRDLDTELELLTMMNALTMDMMPEIDRFYITLQFELAKAMSPCIIWIPNIHDLDVNESNYLSLGLLVNHLSMDCERCSTRNILVIASTHIPQKVDPALIAPNKLNTCIKIRRLLIPQQRKHLFTLSYTRGFHLEKKMFHTNGFGSITMGSNARDLVALTNEALSISITQKKSIIDTNTIRSALYRQTWYLRSQVRSVQDHGILFYQIGRAVAQNVFLSNCPIDPISIYMKKKSCNEGDFYLYKWYFELGTSMKKLTILLYLLSCSAGSVAQDLWSLPGPDEKNGITSYGLVENDSDLVHGLLEVEGALVGSSRTEKDCSQFDNDRVTLLLRPEPRNPLDMMQSGSCSILDQRFLYEKYESEFEEGEGEGALDPQQIEEDLFNYIVWAPRIWRPWAFLFDCIERPNELGFPYWSRPFWGKRIIYDEEDELQENDSEFLQNGTVQYQTRDRSSKEQGPFRISQFIWDPADPLFFLFKDQPPGSVFSHRELFADEEMSKGLLTSQTDPPTSIYKRWFIKNTQEKHFELLINRQRWLRTNSSLSNGSFRSNTLSESYQYLSNLFLSNGTLLDQMTKTLLRKRWLFPDEMKIGFM is encoded by the coding sequence ATGAAAGGACATCAATTCAAATCCTGGATTTTCGAATTGAGAGAGATATTGAGAGAGATCAAGAATTCTCACTATTTCTTAGATTCATGGACCCAATTCAATTCAGTGGGATCTTTCATTCACATTTTTTTCCACCAAGAACGTTTTATAAAACTCTTTGACCCCCGAATTTGGAGTATCCTACTTTCACGCAATTCACAGGGTTCAATAAGCAATCGATATTTCACGATCAAGGGTGTAATACTCTTTGTAGTAGTGGTCCTTATATATCGTATTAACAATCGAAATATGGTCGAAAGCAAAAATCTCTATTTGATAGGACTTCTTCCTATACCTATGAATTCCATTGGACCCAAAAATGATACATTGGAAGAATCCGTTGGGTCTTCCAATATCAATAGGTTGATTGTTTCGCTCCTCTCTCTTCCAAAAGGAAAAAAGATCTCTGAGAGTTGTTTCCTGAATCCGAAAGAGAGTACTTGGGTTCTCCCAATAACTAAAAAGTGTAGCATCCCTGAATCTAACTGGGGTTCGCGATGGTGGAGGAAATGGATCGGAAAAGGGGGGGATTCTAGTTGTAAGATATCTAATGAAACCGCCGCTGGAATTGAGATCTTATTCAAAGAGAAAGATCTCAAATATCTGGAGTTTCTTTTTGTATATTATATGGATGATCCGACCCGCAAGGACCGTGATTGGGAATTGTTTGATCGTCTTTCTCTGAGGAAGAGGCGAAATACAATCAACTTGAATTCGGGACCGCTATTCGAAATCTTAGTGAAACACTGGATTTCTTATCTCATGTCTGCTTTTCGTGAAAAAATACCAATTGAAGCGGAGGGTTTCTTCAAACAACAAGGGGCTGGGTCAACTATTCAATCAAATGATATTGAGCATGTTTCCCATCTCTTCTCGAGAAACAAGTGGGCTATTTCTTTGCAAAATTGTGCTCAATTTCATATGTGGCAATTCCGCCAAGATCTCTTCATTAGTTGGGGGAAGGAATCGGATTTTTTGAGGAACGTATCGAGAGAGAATTTGATTTGGTTAGACAATGTATGGTTGGTAAACAAGGATCGGTTTTTTAGCAAGGTACGGAATGTATCGTCAAATATTCAATATGATTCCACAAGATCTAGTTTCGTTCAAGTAACGGATTCTAGCCAACTGAAAGGATCTTCTGATCAATCCAGAGATCATTTGGATTCCATTAGTAATGAGGATTCGGAATATCACACATTGATTAATCAAAGAGAGATTCAACAACTAAAAGAAAGATCGATTCTTTTGGATCCTTCCTTTCTTCAAACGGAACGAACAGAGATAGAATCAGACCGATTCCCGAAATGCCTTTCTGGCTATTCCTCAATGTCCCGGCTATTCACGGAACGTGAGAAGCAGATGATTAATCATCTGCTTCCGGAAGAAATCGAAGAATTTCTTGGGAATCCTACAAGATCCGTTCGTTCTTTTTTCTCTGATAGATGGTCAGAACTTCATCTGGGTTTGAATCCTACTGAGAGGTCCACTAGAGATCAAAAATTGTTGAAGAAACAACAAGATCTTTCTTTTGTCCCTTCCAGGCGATCGGAAAATAAAGAAATGGTTAATATATTCAAGATAATTACGTATTTACAAAATACCGTCTCAATTCATCCTATTTCATCAGATCCGGGATGTGATATGGTTCCGAAGGATGAACCGGATATGGACAGTTCAAATAAGATTTCATTCTTGAACAAAAATCCATTTTTTGATTTATTTCATCTATTCCACGCCCGGAATAGGGGAGGATACACCTTACACCACGATTTTGAATTAGAAGAGAGATTTCAAGAAATGGCGGATCTATTCACTCTATCAATAACCGAGCCGGATCTGGTGTATCATAAGGGATTTGCCTTTTCTATTGATTCCTACGGATTGGATCAAAAACAATTCTTGAATGAGGTATTCAACTCCAGGGATGAATCGAAAAAGAAATCTTTATTGGTTCTACCTCTTATTTTTTATGAAGAGAATGAATCTTTTTCTCGAAGGATCAGAAAAAAATGGGTCCGGATCTCCTGCGGGAATGATTTGGAAGATCCACAACCAAAAATAGTGATATTTGCTAGCAACAACATAATGGGGGCAGTCAATCAATATAGATTGATCCGAAATCTGATTCAAATACAATCTAGTACCTATGGGTACATAAGAAATGTATTGAATCGATTCTTTTTAATGAATCGATCTGATCGCAACTTCGAATATGGAATTCAAATTCAAAGGGATCAAATAGGAAAGGATACTCTGAATCATAGAACTATAATGAAATATACGATTAACCAACATTTATCGAATTTGAAAAAGAGTCAGAAGAAATGGCTCGATCCTCTTATTTTAATTTCTCGAACCGAGAGATCCATGAATCGGGATCCTGATGCATATAGATACAAAGGGTCCAATGGGAGCAAGAATTTCCAGGAACATTTGGAACATTTCGTTTCTGAGCAGAAGAGCCATTTTCAAGTAATGTTTGATCGATTACGTATTAATCAATATTCGATTGATTGGTCTGAGGTTATCGACAAAAAAGATTTGTCTAAGCCACTGCGTTTCTTTTTGTCCAAGTCACTTCTTTTTTTGTCCAAGTTGCTTTTCTTTTTGTCTAACTCACTTCCTTTTTTCTGTGTGAGTTTCGGGAATATCCCCATTCATAGGTCCGAGATCTACATCTATGAATTCAAAGGTCCGGATGATCAACTCTGCAGTCAGTTGTTAGAATCAATAGGTCTTCAAATTGTTCATTTGAAAAAATTGAAACCCTTCTTATTGGATGATCATGATACTTCCCAAAAATCCAAATTCTTGATCAATGGAGGAACAATATCACCATTTTTGTTCAATAAGATACCAAAGTGGATGGTTGACTCATTCCATACTAGAAATAATCGCAGGAAATCCTTTGATAACACGGATTCCTATTTCTCAATGATATTCCACGATCAAGACAATTGGCTGAATCCCGTGAAACCATTTCATAGAAGTTCATTGATATCTTCTTTTTATAAAGCAAATCGACTTCGATTCTTGAATAATCCTCATCACTTCTGCTTCTATTGTAACACAAGATTCCCCCTTTCTGTGGAAAAGGCCCGTATCAATAATTATGATTTTACGTATGGACAATTCCTCAATATTTTGTTGCGAATGAACAAAATATTTTCTTTGTGCGTCGGTAAAAAAAAACATGCTTTTGGGGGGAGAGATACTATTTCACCAATCGAGTCACAGGTATCTAACATATTCATACCTAATGATTTTCCACAAAGTGGTGACGAAACGTATAACTTGTACAAATCTTTCCATTTTCTAAGTCGATCCGATCCATTCGTTCGTAGAGCTATTTACTCGATCGCAGACATTTCTGGAACACCTCTAACAGAGGGACAAATAGTCAATTTTGAAAGAACTTATTGTCAACCTCTTTCAGATATGAATCTATCTGATTCAGAAGGGAAGAACTTGCATCAGTATCGCAATTTCAATTCAAACATGGGTTTGATTCACACCCCATATTCTGAGAAATATTTACCATCCGAAAAGAGGAAAAAACGGATTCTTTGTCTAAAGAAATGCGTCGAAAAAGGGCAGATGTATAGAACTTTTCAACGAGATAGTGCTTTTTCAACTCTCTCAAAATGGAATCTATTCCAAACATATATGCCATGGTTCCTTACTTCGACAGGGTACAAATATCTAAATTTGATATTTTTAGATACTTTTTCAGACCTATTGCCGATACTAAGTAGCAGTCAAAAATTGGTATCCATTTTTCACGATATTATGCATGGATCGGGTATATCATGGCGAATTCTTCAGAAAAATTTGTGTCTTCCACAATGGAATCTGATAAGTGAGATTTCGAGTAAGTGTTTACATAATCTTCTTCTGTCCGAAGAAAGGATTCATCGAAATAAAAATAATGAGTCACCATTGATATCGACACATCTGAGATCGCCAAATGTTCGGGAGTTCCTCTATTCAACCCTTTTCCTTCTTCTTGTTGCTGGATATCTCGTTCGTACACATCTTCTCTTTGTTTCCCGGGTCTCTAGTGAGTTACAGACAGAGTTCGAAAAGGTCAAATCTTTGATAATTCCATCATCTATGATTGAGTTGCGAAAACTTCTGGATAGGTATCCTACATCTGAACCAAATTCTTTCTGGTTAAAGAATATCTTTCTAGCTGCTCTGGAACAATTAGGAGATTCTCTAGAAGAAATACGGGGTTCTGCTTCTGGCGGCAACATGCTTGGTCCCGCTTATGGGGTCAAATCAATACGTTCTAAGAAAAAATATTTGAATATCAATCTCATCGATATCGTCGATCTCATACCAAATCCCATCAATCGAATCACTTTTTCGAGAAATACGAGACATCTAAGTCATACAAGTAAAGAGATCTATTCATTGATAAGAAAAAGAAAAAACGTGAACGGGGATTGGATTGATGATAAAATAGAATCCTGGGTCGCGAACAGTGATTCGATTGGTGATGAAGAAAGAGAATTCTTGGTTCAGTTCTCCACCTTAACGACAGAAAAGGGGATTGATCAAATTCTATTGAGTCTGACTCATAGTGATCATTTATCAAAGAATGACTCTGGTTATCAAATGATTGAACAACCGGGAGCAATTTACTTACGATACTTAGTTGACATTCATAAAAAGTATCTAATGAATTATGAGTTCAATACATTTTGTTTAGCAGAAAGGCGGATCTTCCTTGCTCATTATCAGACAATCACTTATTCACAAACTTCGTGTGGGGCTAATAGTTTTCATTTCCCATCTCATGGAAAACCCTTTTCGCTCCGCCTAGCTTTATCCCCCTCTAGGGCTATTTTAGTGATAGGTTCTATAGGAAGTGGACGATCCTATTTGGTCAAATACCTAGCGACAAACTCCTATGTTCCTTTCATTACGGTATTTCTGAACAAGTTCCTGGATAACAAGCCTAAAGGTTTTCTTATTGATGATATCAATATTGATGATAGTGACGATATTGATGCTAGTGACGATATCGATCGTGACCTTGATACGGAGCTGGAGCTGCTAACTATGATGAATGCGCTAACTATGGATATGATGCCGGAAATAGACCGATTTTATATCACCCTTCAATTCGAATTAGCAAAAGCAATGTCTCCTTGCATAATATGGATTCCAAACATTCATGATCTGGATGTGAATGAGTCGAATTACTTATCCCTTGGTCTATTAGTGAACCATCTCTCCATGGATTGTGAAAGATGTTCCACTAGAAATATTCTTGTTATTGCTTCGACTCATATTCCCCAAAAAGTGGATCCTGCTCTAATAGCTCCGAATAAATTAAATACGTGCATTAAGATACGAAGGCTTCTTATTCCACAACAACGAAAGCACCTTTTCACTCTTTCATATACTAGGGGATTTCACTTGGAAAAGAAAATGTTCCACACCAATGGATTCGGGTCCATAACCATGGGTTCCAATGCACGAGATCTTGTAGCACTTACCAATGAGGCCCTATCGATTAGTATTACACAGAAGAAATCAATTATAGACACTAATACAATTCGATCCGCTCTTTATAGACAAACTTGGTATTTGCGATCCCAGGTAAGATCGGTTCAGGATCATGGGATCCTTTTCTATCAGATAGGAAGGGCTGTAGCACAAAATGTATTTCTAAGTAATTGCCCCATAGATCCTATATCTATCTATATGAAGAAGAAATCATGTAACGAAGGGGATTTTTATTTGTACAAATGGTACTTCGAACTTGGAACGAGCATGAAGAAATTAACGATACTTCTTTATCTTTTGAGTTGTTCTGCCGGATCGGTCGCCCAAGATCTTTGGTCTCTACCCGGACCCGATGAAAAAAATGGGATCACTTCTTATGGACTCGTTGAGAACGATTCGGATCTAGTTCATGGCCTATTAGAAGTAGAAGGCGCTCTGGTGGGATCTTCACGGACAGAAAAAGATTGCAGTCAGTTTGATAATGATCGAGTGACATTGCTTCTTCGGCCCGAACCGAGGAATCCCTTAGATATGATGCAGAGCGGATCTTGTTCTATCCTTGATCAGAGATTTCTCTATGAAAAATATGAATCGGAGTTTGAAGAGGGGGAGGGGGAAGGAGCCCTTGACCCGCAACAGATAGAGGAGGATTTATTCAATTACATAGTTTGGGCTCCTAGAATATGGCGCCCTTGGGCCTTTCTATTTGATTGTATTGAAAGGCCCAATGAATTGGGATTTCCCTATTGGTCCAGGCCATTTTGGGGCAAGCGGATCATTTATGATGAAGAGGATGAGCTTCAAGAGAATGATTCGGAGTTCTTGCAGAATGGAACCGTGCAGTACCAGACACGAGATAGATCTTCCAAAGAACAAGGCCCTTTTCGAATAAGTCAATTCATTTGGGACCCTGCGGATCCACTCTTTTTCCTATTCAAAGATCAGCCCCCTGGCTCTGTGTTTTCACATCGAGAATTATTTGCAGATGAAGAGATGTCAAAGGGGCTTCTTACTTCCCAAACAGATCCTCCTACATCTATATATAAACGCTGGTTTATCAAGAATACGCAAGAAAAGCACTTTGAATTGTTGATTAATCGTCAGAGATGGCTTAGAACCAATAGTTCATTATCGAATGGATCTTTCCGTTCTAATACTCTATCCGAGAGTTATCAGTATTTATCAAATCTGTTCCTATCTAACGGAACGCTATTGGATCAAATGACAAAGACATTGTTGAGAAAAAGATGGCTTTTCCCAGATGAAATGAAAATTGGATTCATGTAA
- the rpl23 gene encoding ribosomal protein L23, with protein MDGIKYAVFTDKSIRLLGKNQYTFNVESGSTRTEIKHWVELFFGVKVIAMNSHRLPGKGRRMGPIMGHTMHYRRMIITLQPGYSIPPLRKKRT; from the coding sequence ATGGATGGAATCAAATATGCAGTATTTACAGACAAAAGTATTCGGTTATTGGGGAAAAATCAATATACTTTTAATGTCGAATCGGGATCAACTAGGACAGAAATAAAGCATTGGGTCGAACTCTTCTTTGGTGTCAAGGTAATAGCTATGAATAGTCATCGACTTCCGGGAAAGGGTAGAAGAATGGGACCTATTATGGGACATACAATGCATTACAGACGTATGATCATTACGCTTCAACCGGGTTATTCTATTCCACCTCTTAGAAAGAAAAGAACTTAA
- the rps7 gene encoding ribosomal protein S7 gives MSRRGAAEEKTAKSDPIYRNRLVNMLVNRILKHGKKSLAYQIIYRAVKKIQQKTETNPLSVLRQAIRGVTPDITVKARRVGGSTHQVPIEIGSTQGKALAIRWLLAASRKRPGRNMAFKLSSELVDAAKGSGDAIRKKEETHRMAEANRAFAHFR, from the coding sequence ATGTCACGTCGAGGTGCTGCAGAAGAAAAAACAGCCAAATCCGATCCAATTTATCGCAATCGATTAGTTAACATGTTGGTTAACCGTATTCTGAAACACGGAAAAAAATCATTGGCTTATCAAATTATCTATCGAGCCGTGAAAAAGATTCAACAAAAGACAGAAACAAATCCACTATCTGTTTTACGTCAAGCAATACGTGGAGTAACTCCCGATATAACAGTAAAAGCAAGACGTGTAGGCGGATCGACTCATCAAGTTCCCATTGAAATAGGATCCACACAAGGAAAAGCACTTGCCATTCGTTGGTTATTAGCGGCATCCCGAAAACGTCCGGGTCGAAATATGGCTTTCAAATTAAGTTCCGAATTAGTGGATGCTGCCAAAGGGAGTGGCGATGCCATACGCAAAAAGGAAGAGACTCATAGAATGGCAGAGGCAAATAGAGCTTTTGCACATTTTCGTTAA